Genomic segment of Candidatus Protochlamydia amoebophila UWE25:
AAGTCACCTCGTTAAAATTCGGCAAGGCTATGCGGTAGATTTATTAGCTCAAATTGCAACGGAGAATTTAGCCTCTTTCGACTTTGTATTCATTGATGCAGATAAAGAAAACAATGTCCTTTATTTAGATTGGGCTATTCATTTATCTCAACCTGGTTCATTGATTTTAATTGATAATCTCATCCCGAAAGGTAAGCATGTCGGTTACCCAAATCACGAAGAAGCTCAAACCATTTATGCTTTTAATGATTATTTGGCTGTTCATCCAAAACTTGAAACAGTCCTCATTCCCACTCTTGTGCGAGAAGGAAGATTAGACGGTCTGGCTCTTGCTCGTGTCAAAAAGTCCTAAACATTCTAATAATTACACTTCTTTTTTGGTGTGCTATTTAATAAAATTAATCTGAAATTTGGATTTTTAGGTAGCCTTTAATAATAGGCGATGTTGTTCTGCTAAGTTAATGGATGGCTTTTTAGGTTGGTTTGGCATTTCTATGGTGTGTCTATTTAATCTAATAAATATTTTTTTAATGGATTATTTACTGTGAAAGTTCTTTCGAAATACCCCCCCTTGTCAACAACTAGCTTCCCAAAAATCCCTTTCGGCAAGGTTTCGGCAACGGAAGACATTAGCAGCATTTACAAAGTTAAGCTGAAAAGCCAAAATTTAGGTTACTCTTGCAATGATTTTTAGCTATATGTAATTTTGTTAAAATATCTATAAATTAAAATTTATTTAACTCATTTGGATGGTCATTTTGAATATTTCTAACCTAAGTTATAGTTATCCTGTCAATGCAACGGCCCCTTCTGACTATCAATCTCAAGAAGTTAGCGATCCTCCTAGAGATGAAGTTAACTCCTTAGCCAATTCTTTGGATAATCTAGAAAAAACTAGTGCACCAACGATTCAAGTTCCCGATCTTTCATCTTCATCTGAAGAACTTCAACTGAGCTTTCAAGAGGGAACTTCTCTAACTATTTCTCGTTCTCAGTTAGCTATGTTAAGGGAAAAATCCCTTTATTTTAAGACTCTTTGGTCAGGGAATTTTCAAGAAACCCTTCAACATCCTCTCGCTTTGACACAAAAAAACTTTACGCTTCTGCTCAATTGCCTGACGGATGCTAACGTTAAAGTTCCTTTGGAAGAGATCCCTTCTTTCATTCAACTAGCCGATTATTATGAACTAACAGAAGTGGTAAAAAACTTAGAAGAGCAGTTAATTGATGGGTACAAATCACAAAGACTTGAACCCTTTAGCTCGACTAAAGAAAGTTTAGTTGGATTAAAAGAGCTTTTAAATTTTGCGCAGCAATATCGATTAAACCCTTTGAAAAACTATTTAGAATTGAACGTTGTGAGCGCATTATTGAACCAGAGTTCTCAGTTAACGGAATTTGAAGAAATTTTAAAGTATTTCTCGAATGAGATAGAAGCACTCAATTTTTCAAACAATGCTGACTTAACAGATGCTCATCTCTTAGCTTTAAAAAATTGTAAAAATTTAAAAGTGCTTGATCTCCAAGAATGCTGGAATTTTACAGATGCAGGGTTAGCGCATTTGACACCCTTAACGGCTTTGCAGCATCTAGATTTAACGGGATGTTTCAGAGTCACGGACACCGGATTAGCGCATTTGTCCCCCTTAGTCGCTTTACAGCATTTGAATCTGATTGGTTGTGATCTCACGGATGCAGGATTAGTGCATTTGAAACCCTTAATCGCTTTAAAACATCTAGATTTAATGCGATGTTGGAATCTTACCGATGCAGGACTAGCGCACTTGAGGCCATTAGTAGCTTTGCAACATTTAAATCTGACAAATTGTGAAAATATCACAGACGTTGGATTAGCACATTTGACACCCTTAGTCGCTTTAAAACATCTAGATTTAATGCAATGCTGGAAACTTACCGGTAATGGATTAGCGCGTTTGAGGTCCTTAGTAGCTTTACAGCATTTAAATTTGAGTGGATGCTCTTACCTTACTGATGCAGGATTAGCGCATTTGAGGCCCTTAGTCGCTTTGCAGCATCTAGATCTGGCTAATTGCTATGAGCTCACCGATGCTGGATTAGCGCATTTTAAATTCTTAGCAGCTACAACACATTTGGATCTGCGTTGGTAAACTCTCAATGATGCTAGATACAAGAATATTGTTCGCTTTTCCAAAGCAAATAATATTCTAGAATTTCTAGTACTAAGCAATGAGTAAAACATGTAATCGTAATGAGCAAATTGAATTCCTATTTTGCTAGATTAGAAACAGCTGTCTACGAGTTTTAAATGCTTGTAATACCACATTTAACCTATTTTCCTTCTTTAAAGAAGTAATCGAGACTATATTGTTCTAAAAATGCAACAAAATGCCTTAGCTTTCGCTTCTATCTTCTTCTTTTCATTTAGAAAGAAAATCAAAGACTTATAGTCTTTTAAGGAAAACGCAAAAAAATCTAAAAATTATGTATTGGAAAATTTGTTTTACATAATCGAGAATATATTGCTATCGTTAAGCCTTACGAGAATTTGTTGGTATTAAATCCATTGCGCTATTTGAATGAAATGAAAACCCTATAGTTTTACATATTTTAGAAAGCGGGATAAATACGAATAAAGAAGTCGCAATAGCCCCGAAACTCATCGCTCGATCAACTCATTTCCCATTTTCATCCCGAAGACTATTAGGATAACGTATACAAAGGAACTTAGAGACATTATTGCAGATAAAGTCAAAGGAAAGAAAAGATCACACAAAAAAAACTAAACATTACTTACTCCTGACAAAGATATCAGGGTAATGTTGAAAGAAAATTTAGAGACTCATCAATAAAAGGGGCTTAAATAATTTTGGAGGTGATATGGAATTAAAAAAGTACCTTAGTAAAAGAAATTTTAACGAGACAACTGAACCACACGAAAAGACTAAAGAACATTCCTCTCAAAGCCTTTTGTTCGTCGTGCAAATGCACAACGCCTCTCATTTACATTATGACTTCCGATTAGAATTAGACGGGGTTCTTAAAAGTTGGGCTATTCCTAAAGGGCCCTCTCTCAATCCCAATGATAAACGTTTAGCCATTCAAGTTGAAGATCATCCTTATTCTTATCATAATTTTGAGGGAACTATTCCAAAAGGAAATTATGGAGCAGGAGAAGTTATCGTTTGGGATAAAGGTAATTATTCAGCTCTAGGAGCAAAGTCCCAAAAAGAGTCCGAACAATTCATAAGACAAGGTTTAAAAAAAGGACATTTAAAATTTGTTTTAAATGGGCACAAACTTAAAGGCGAATTTTCTCTTATTCGATTTCAAGGCGATGACAAGCAATGGTTACTCATTAAGAAAAGTGATGTGTATGCTTCTCAAGTATCCATTCTCGAAAAAAATGAATCTGTTTTGTCTCAACGAATCATTTCTCTAGATCCAAAAAAAACTGGTAAAAATCCCAAAAAAACGCGTAATTCGATCCTTATTCAAAAAGAAATCCAAAAAACGACCATGCCACAAATAATCAAACCCATGCTTGCCACTTTGGTCGATAAACCTTTTGACCATCCCGACTGGCTATTTGAAATTAAGTGGGATGGATACAGGGCGCTAGCTCAAATTCACAACCAATCCGTTTTTTTATGGTCTCGTAACCATCTTTCATTTAACTCACGATTTGATCCGATTGTAAAAGCCTTAAATGAAATGACAGTCGATGCTTATTTAGATGGAGAAATTGTCGTTTTAAATGAAAATGGACAACCGAGCTTTCAACTCGTTCAAAATTACCTAAAAAATCAAGAAGGATTTTTAGTTTACTACGTGTTCGATCTTCTCTACCTAAAAAATAACGATTTACGAGAATTAACCCTTTTACAGCGGAAAGAGCTGCTCAAACAAATTCTACCAAAAAATTCCCGCATTCGTTTTTGTGAACATTTGATTCAAGAAGGAAAAGCCTTTTTTAAAGTGGCTTCTCAAGCTGGATTTGAAGGAATTGTAGCTAAAAGAATTGATAGCACCTACCAATCCACGCGCAGTAAAAAATGGCTAAAAATTAAAACTCATCAAAGACAAGAAGCAATTATTTGTGGCTTCACAACTCCGAGAGGTTCCAGAGAGCATTTCGGATCTCTACTTTTAGGAGTCTACAAAGATAATGAATTGCTTTATGTGGGCCATACAGGCAGTGGATTCGATCAAAAATCGTTAACTTATGTGCGTGACCTCTTAAAACCTCAAGAAACCTGCCCTTTTTCTTTTCCTCCCAAACTCCATCAACCAACCACGTGGGTAAAACCTGAGCTAGTTTGCGAAATCCAATTTGCTGAATGGACAAAAGAAAAAATCATGAGACAAGCGATTTTTATTGATCTTCGCGAAGATAAAAAAAAACAAGAAGTTGTGCTAGAAGAGGAAGTAAAAGTCAAAAAAATTTTACAAGAAACTTCTCCCATTTCTAAACAACAAAAAATAAAACCTAGCATCCATACGGAATTATCTTTTACGCATTTAGATAAAATTTATTGGCCCCAAGAAGGATATACAAAAGGAGATTTGCTTGAGTACTATCGATCGATATCTCCTTTAATTTTGCCCTATTTAAAAGATCGGCCAGAAACGCTCCATCGTTATCCAAATGGAATTGGTCAGCCTGGTTTTTATCAAAAAGATCTCCTTCATGCACCCAATTGGGTTCAAATAGAAACCATCTCTCACGAAGAAAGAGAGGTACACTATATTATCATCAATGATGAGCAAAGTTTACTCTATGTAATCAATTTAGGATGTATTGAATTAAATCCCTTTAATGTTCGAAGGCAATCTTTGCATTATCCAGATTATTTAATCCTTGATTTGGATCCTGAAGGCATTTCATTTGATTATGTCATTGAAGTCGCTCAAGGAATTCACCACATCTTGGATCCGCTAGACATCCCTCACGTGTGCAAAACCTCTGGGGCTACCGGACTCCATATTTATATTCCGATGGGGACTCGTTATACTTTTGAAGAAACCACACAATTTGGCAAATTGATCGCTCACTTAGCTCATGAAAAAATGCCAGATCTCACTTCTTTAGAAAGAAACCCTAAAAATAGACAAAACAAAGTCTACCTTGATTATTTACAAAACAATTTTGGGCAAACTGTCGTTGCTCCTTATTCCGTTCGTCCCAAACCTGAAGCCCCTATCTCTACCCCTTTGTCATGGAAAGAAGTGAAAGTTGGTCTTCGCCCAACAGATTTTACTATAAAAAATTGTTTAAAAAGATTTCAAAAAGTAGGTGATTTATTCAAACCAATTCTTGGTAAAGGAATAAATTTGGAAAAAATTCTCAAACAACTAGATGATTAATTAAAGTTCGTTAAATTTGAATCAGCTATTTTAGTCCTTTTTTTGCCACAGGTACAACGTTGCATAGCTGCGCCACGGACGCCACACTTGTGATAATTTCTCCGCTTGCTTCGCCGTTACTTTGCCAAGTTTTTTGCGCAATGCCACATCTTCTTTTGGAAACGCATCAGGCCATTGGAGAGCTCGTAAAGCAATATAATGAGCCGTCCATTGGCCAATCCCTGCTATCGATGTTAATTGTTTAATTGTCAATCTCAGATTAACGCCTGCTTCTAATTTAAGAGTATTTGATGACATTTGTTTGGCTAATTCAATTATTGTTTGAGCTCTTGCACGAATAATTCCAATAGTCGCAATTTCTTCCCACTTTAAAGAAGAAATGCGTTGAGAACTTGGACATAAATAATGCAACTCTGCAAAGGGAGTTTTAAATTCCTCACCAAATGCTTTTACAAATCGACTAGCGAGTGTAGTGGCTGCTTTGACAGTAATTTGTTGCCCTAAAATAGCTCTAAATGCTAGCTCAAATCCGTCAAATGTTCCAGGAACTCTCAAACCTGGATTTTTTGCCACTTCTTCTGCCAAAAAGGGATCTTGCTCAAGTTGGACAGAAATTTTATCAGGCCTAGCATTTAAATCAAAAAAATTGCGAATTCGCTCTAATAATATCGCTAGCACAGGAACTAAAGAAGAAGCAATTTTGACTCTTAGGCAATGTTTATCCTCTACATGAGAAACGTGAATCCAGCCTTTATACTCTCTAATCTGTACAGTACGTAAATAACAATTATTTTTAACTAGCTCTATCCCCTTTAAAGAACGAATAGATAAAAAATTTAAAAAACCTATCCAATCATAGGGGGGACGATAATTCAATTGCAGCGTAATGTATGCGGAAGGAAAAAAAGTTTTCTTTCGTTGACCTTCTTTTTTTAATTGGTTGGGAGGCATGCGATAATGCTTTTTAAAAGCATCATTGAAACGACGCAGGCTAGAAAATCCACTAGCAAAAGCAATATCTATCACACTCAAATCGGTATCCGTCAATAACTGCTTTGCTAAAAGTAACCGGCGAGTTAATAATAATTGAATAGGTGAGACACCAAATTCTTTCTGAATGACACGCCGAATTTGACGAGAACTTAAATTGAATTTTAAGGCAATATCTTCAAGTCCTAATTCATCGAACAACCCTTCTTGCATAGAAGAAATCAAAAGATTGGCAATGCGATGAGCATCATCCACTGGGGACTGACCCGGTGCTAGCTCTGGGCGACAGCGTAAACAAGGTCGAAAAAATTCTTTTTCAGCTTCCCCTGTACTTTTGAAAAAGCGACAATTTGATTCTTTTGGTCTTCTCGCAGGACAAATACACCGACAGTAAATTCCAGTAGAAAGGACTCCCACATAAAAAATCCCATCAAAACGTGCATCGCGGGAAAGATAAGCTTTGAAATACATTTGTTGTTCTATCTTCATCTTTTTTATGGTAAAAGATTTTCAGAAAATTTTCTAGCCACTTTCGGACATTAAAGTTAGGAAAGGGTTAAAAGATTTGATGACCTAAACTGGCGAGTCTTAAAGTATAAAATTAGATATGCTTGTTAGAACATAAAAGAGAGGGATAAAACATGCATAACAAACATGTAGAGCAGATATTTTTTTCTATCGGTAATTCTAGCTTTGGACAAGTCATTGTTGCTCAAAGCCAAGTAGGGCTTTGCGCAGT
This window contains:
- the ligD gene encoding DNA ligase D — its product is MELKKYLSKRNFNETTEPHEKTKEHSSQSLLFVVQMHNASHLHYDFRLELDGVLKSWAIPKGPSLNPNDKRLAIQVEDHPYSYHNFEGTIPKGNYGAGEVIVWDKGNYSALGAKSQKESEQFIRQGLKKGHLKFVLNGHKLKGEFSLIRFQGDDKQWLLIKKSDVYASQVSILEKNESVLSQRIISLDPKKTGKNPKKTRNSILIQKEIQKTTMPQIIKPMLATLVDKPFDHPDWLFEIKWDGYRALAQIHNQSVFLWSRNHLSFNSRFDPIVKALNEMTVDAYLDGEIVVLNENGQPSFQLVQNYLKNQEGFLVYYVFDLLYLKNNDLRELTLLQRKELLKQILPKNSRIRFCEHLIQEGKAFFKVASQAGFEGIVAKRIDSTYQSTRSKKWLKIKTHQRQEAIICGFTTPRGSREHFGSLLLGVYKDNELLYVGHTGSGFDQKSLTYVRDLLKPQETCPFSFPPKLHQPTTWVKPELVCEIQFAEWTKEKIMRQAIFIDLREDKKKQEVVLEEEVKVKKILQETSPISKQQKIKPSIHTELSFTHLDKIYWPQEGYTKGDLLEYYRSISPLILPYLKDRPETLHRYPNGIGQPGFYQKDLLHAPNWVQIETISHEEREVHYIIINDEQSLLYVINLGCIELNPFNVRRQSLHYPDYLILDLDPEGISFDYVIEVAQGIHHILDPLDIPHVCKTSGATGLHIYIPMGTRYTFEETTQFGKLIAHLAHEKMPDLTSLERNPKNRQNKVYLDYLQNNFGQTVVAPYSVRPKPEAPISTPLSWKEVKVGLRPTDFTIKNCLKRFQKVGDLFKPILGKGINLEKILKQLDD
- a CDS encoding DNA-3-methyladenine glycosylase 2 family protein, which gives rise to MYFKAYLSRDARFDGIFYVGVLSTGIYCRCICPARRPKESNCRFFKSTGEAEKEFFRPCLRCRPELAPGQSPVDDAHRIANLLISSMQEGLFDELGLEDIALKFNLSSRQIRRVIQKEFGVSPIQLLLTRRLLLAKQLLTDTDLSVIDIAFASGFSSLRRFNDAFKKHYRMPPNQLKKEGQRKKTFFPSAYITLQLNYRPPYDWIGFLNFLSIRSLKGIELVKNNCYLRTVQIREYKGWIHVSHVEDKHCLRVKIASSLVPVLAILLERIRNFFDLNARPDKISVQLEQDPFLAEEVAKNPGLRVPGTFDGFELAFRAILGQQITVKAATTLASRFVKAFGEEFKTPFAELHYLCPSSQRISSLKWEEIATIGIIRARAQTIIELAKQMSSNTLKLEAGVNLRLTIKQLTSIAGIGQWTAHYIALRALQWPDAFPKEDVALRKKLGKVTAKQAEKLSQVWRPWRSYATLYLWQKKD
- a CDS encoding BTB/POZ domain-containing protein; translation: MVILNISNLSYSYPVNATAPSDYQSQEVSDPPRDEVNSLANSLDNLEKTSAPTIQVPDLSSSSEELQLSFQEGTSLTISRSQLAMLREKSLYFKTLWSGNFQETLQHPLALTQKNFTLLLNCLTDANVKVPLEEIPSFIQLADYYELTEVVKNLEEQLIDGYKSQRLEPFSSTKESLVGLKELLNFAQQYRLNPLKNYLELNVVSALLNQSSQLTEFEEILKYFSNEIEALNFSNNADLTDAHLLALKNCKNLKVLDLQECWNFTDAGLAHLTPLTALQHLDLTGCFRVTDTGLAHLSPLVALQHLNLIGCDLTDAGLVHLKPLIALKHLDLMRCWNLTDAGLAHLRPLVALQHLNLTNCENITDVGLAHLTPLVALKHLDLMQCWKLTGNGLARLRSLVALQHLNLSGCSYLTDAGLAHLRPLVALQHLDLANCYELTDAGLAHFKFLAATTHLDLRW
- a CDS encoding O-methyltransferase; translated protein: MNKNHPNPEELREYLDRRFGQEDAVLHHIRQNSVIKGLPSIQIPIYLGKLLHFLASTLQAKHILEIGTLGGYSTVWLARALPETGYMISLEANPQYCQIAQEHLHKAELSHLVKIRQGYAVDLLAQIATENLASFDFVFIDADKENNVLYLDWAIHLSQPGSLILIDNLIPKGKHVGYPNHEEAQTIYAFNDYLAVHPKLETVLIPTLVREGRLDGLALARVKKS